One Littorina saxatilis isolate snail1 linkage group LG14, US_GU_Lsax_2.0, whole genome shotgun sequence genomic region harbors:
- the LOC138946786 gene encoding uncharacterized protein → MDRNRDFRAWKVPELKTFLKDRGINVSGRKEELIARAKGCEALDISVNIHDDDSENSGLMLRQYELLTTPNGYKLPDPTKLDGWKDVLECPDVTDRHITEYLVHSRHRTEDKRQMGATRQLKASSLFKEGHVFSPNYHPIAEDCSHCFVSARVMPSLPGRDQRTTPHHFTWICLSKSDGVVHSADCSCTAGEGGSCNHIAAVLYMLADLTERRQQGLLSCTSQTAEPQSQEGDRETSAAISAKEHRICSRKSSHELFKAQGQAGEMCSRVWVRLGDSRPRRAARGSPVWFATAIVSLLRLGRLEVQTM, encoded by the exons ATGGACAGGAATCGAGATTTTAGAGCATGGAAGGTGCCAGAGCTGAAGACATTTTTGAAAGACAGAGGTATTAATGTGTCCGGCAGAAAGGAAGAACTCATCGCAAGGGCTAAAGGCTGTGAAGCCTTGGACATCAGCGTCAATATTCACGATGATGATTCAGAAAACAGTGGCCTCATGCTTCGACAGTATGAACTTTTAACCACTCCTAATGGTTACAAACTGCCTGATCCCACAAAGCTGGACGGTTGGAAAGACGTTTTGGAGTGTCCTGATGTAACAGATCGACACATCACTGAATATTTGGTGCACAGCCGTCATCGAACCGAGGACAAAAGGCAAATGG GTGCAACAAGACAGTTGAAAGCCTCGTCTCTGTTCAAGGAAGGCCACGTCTTCTCCCCCAACTACCACCCTATTGCAGAAGACTGCAGCCACTGCTTTGTCTCGGCCAGAGTGATGCCATCACTGCCTGGGAGGGACCAGAGGACCACGCCACACCATTTTACATGGATCTGCCTCAGCAAGTCGGATGGCGTAGTTCATTCTGCAGACTGCTCATGTACTGCGGG TGAAGGGGGTTCTTGCAACCACATCGCAGCAGTCCTGTACATGTTGGCGGACCTGACAGAGAGGCGTCAGCAGGGCCTGCTGTCCTGCACATCCCAGACAGCGGAACCTCAGTCCCAAGAAGGTGACAGAGAGACCTCTGCGGCCATCAGTGCCAAAGAACACAGGATTTGTTCCAGGAAAAGTAGTCATGAACTTTTCAAGGCTCAGGGACAAGCTGGTGAAATGTGCTCCCGAGTGTGGGTACGTCTCGGTGACAGCAGACCCCGCAGAGCAGCCCGAGGCAGTCCAGTTTGGTTTGCCACAGCCATCGTTTCTCTACTGCGACTGGGTAGACTTGAGGTCCAAACCATGTAG